One stretch of Candidatus Poribacteria bacterium DNA includes these proteins:
- a CDS encoding SDR family oxidoreductase: MKRVLITGGAGFIGSHLCELFLKRGYEVICVDNLISGNIDNIAHLFGERFTFLRYDITNPIWIPGRMDYILNFASPASPVDYMNHPIETLRVGAMGTYNMLELAREKGARFLHASTSEVYGDPLIHPQPETYWGNVNPIGPRSVYDEAKRYAEALVMAYHRMYGLDTRIVRIFNTYGPLMRPNDGRAIPNFISQALKNEPITVYGDGSQTRSFTYITDEIDGIYRLLMSDYHEPVNIGNPEEKTILELARLIIEMTGSDSRIVFKPLPKDDPKVRRPDISRAKEVLSWEPKVPLEEGLKETIRYFRRLLQEGKI, from the coding sequence ATGAAGCGTGTCCTGATCACAGGGGGAGCCGGATTCATCGGTTCGCACCTGTGTGAGCTCTTCCTGAAGAGAGGATATGAGGTTATCTGCGTCGATAACCTGATAAGTGGGAACATAGATAACATCGCCCACCTCTTCGGCGAGCGATTTACCTTTCTCAGATATGACATCACCAATCCGATATGGATACCGGGACGGATGGACTATATCCTCAACTTCGCCAGCCCCGCGAGCCCCGTGGATTATATGAACCATCCGATTGAGACACTGAGGGTTGGGGCGATGGGGACGTATAACATGTTGGAACTGGCGAGAGAAAAAGGAGCTCGTTTCCTTCATGCTTCAACCTCGGAGGTCTATGGAGACCCGTTGATCCATCCGCAGCCTGAAACCTATTGGGGCAACGTCAACCCAATAGGACCCAGAAGTGTCTACGACGAGGCCAAACGATATGCGGAGGCGCTGGTAATGGCTTATCATCGTATGTACGGATTGGATACACGAATCGTCAGGATTTTCAATACCTACGGCCCCCTCATGCGTCCCAACGACGGCAGAGCCATTCCGAATTTCATCAGTCAAGCTCTCAAGAATGAGCCTATAACGGTCTATGGGGACGGATCGCAGACTAGAAGCTTTACATATATCACCGATGAGATCGATGGGATATACAGATTGCTGATGTCCGATTACCATGAGCCGGTTAACATCGGCAATCCGGAGGAGAAGACGATACTGGAGCTGGCGAGGCTTATCATCGAGATGACGGGAAGCGATAGCCGAATCGTATTCAAACCTCTGCCGAAGGATGATCCGAAGGTCAGAAGGCCGGACATCTCAAGGGCCAAGGAGGTTTTAAGCTGGGAGCCGAAGGTGCCGCTTGAAGAGGGGTTGAAGGAGACGATACGGTATTTCAGAAGGCTCCTGCAGGAAGGGAAAATCTGA
- the fliS gene encoding flagellar export chaperone FliS, with translation MKDKIYRKYRETQINTADKGALLLMLYEGAILELSKLKQLLEKPKFDRMEFSDHMVRAQNIIIELMGSLNLDDPRAQPIAGNLWKIYEYLVWRLMMADLKKDIKMIDEALWHLQNLKEAWETVINGTRKAAEGEHNLSSLVA, from the coding sequence ATGAAAGATAAGATCTACAGGAAGTACAGGGAAACGCAGATCAACACCGCCGATAAAGGGGCTTTGCTCCTTATGCTCTATGAGGGAGCGATACTGGAGTTGAGCAAGCTTAAACAGCTTCTGGAGAAACCCAAATTCGACAGGATGGAGTTCTCCGATCACATGGTGAGGGCACAGAACATAATCATTGAGCTGATGGGCTCCTTAAATCTGGACGATCCGCGAGCACAACCTATCGCCGGAAACCTCTGGAAAATCTACGAATACCTCGTCTGGCGACTGATGATGGCGGATCTGAAGAAAGACATCAAGATGATAGATGAGGCGCTATGGCACCTTCAGAATCTGAAGGAGGCATGGGAAACCGTCATAAACGGAACGCGCAAAGCTGCTGAAGGCGAGCATAATCTCTCCTCTCTGGTCGCCTGA